One region of Rhodophyticola sp. CCM32 genomic DNA includes:
- a CDS encoding Bax inhibitor-1/YccA family protein yields MAEFDTIRSRGAAIGQAEIDQGLRAHMNKVYGTMSVGMLITALAAFAISGLTTTTDPALAAGSIGNGILLTNFGALLYTSALRWVVMFLPLVLVFAFSASINRLSAAAAQLFFYVFAATMGVSISWIFIAFTSYSIVQVFLVTAIAFAGLSLWGYTTKRDISGWGSFLIMGVIGLVVAMIINIFLQSPIMMYAISSIGVLIFAGLTAYDTQKIKTTYLAHASHGDQEWLGKAAIMGALNLYLDFINMFMFLLQLLGNRN; encoded by the coding sequence ATGGCAGAATTCGACACGATCCGGAGCCGCGGCGCTGCCATTGGCCAGGCCGAGATCGACCAGGGCCTTCGCGCCCATATGAACAAAGTCTACGGCACAATGTCCGTGGGCATGCTGATCACCGCGCTGGCCGCGTTCGCGATCAGCGGGCTGACCACCACAACCGACCCCGCACTGGCGGCGGGCAGCATCGGCAATGGCATCTTGCTGACGAATTTCGGCGCGCTTCTGTATACGTCGGCCCTGCGTTGGGTGGTGATGTTCCTGCCGCTGGTGCTGGTCTTTGCGTTCAGCGCCTCGATCAACCGTCTGTCGGCGGCGGCGGCACAGTTGTTCTTCTACGTGTTCGCGGCCACGATGGGCGTGTCGATCAGCTGGATATTCATCGCTTTCACCTCATACTCGATTGTGCAGGTCTTTCTGGTGACAGCCATCGCCTTTGCGGGCCTGTCGCTTTGGGGCTACACCACCAAACGGGACATCTCTGGCTGGGGCAGCTTCCTGATCATGGGGGTGATCGGCCTGGTTGTGGCGATGATCATCAACATCTTCCTGCAATCGCCGATCATGATGTACGCGATCTCGTCAATCGGGGTGCTGATCTTTGCAGGTCTCACCGCCTATGACACCCAGAAGATCAAAACCACCTATCTGGCCCATGCCTCTCATGGGGATCAGGAATGGCTGGGCAAAGCCGCGATCATGGGGGCGCTGAACCTCTATCTCGACTTCATCAATATGTTCATGTTCCTGTTGCAGCTTCTGGGCAACCGCAACTGA